A stretch of Methanobrevibacter boviskoreani JH1 DNA encodes these proteins:
- a CDS encoding site-specific integrase, whose translation MKCEENKEVIDEIIQMKNLRSNTIKNYNTSIDSYTDFLNKNIKELIQEAIDEEESNISWRNRKLRKYLIKYKEYLNSKYRKGTAKKYYTTVCATYRAYEVEINQIPVRLNDNFEVISYDDIPTQKELQKALDYMPIRMKALTLLIISSGLTIVDVLNLTLKDFLNATSDYHSKHTKVTEQIQELWDYEKDIIGTWKLKRQKTNKYFYTFTTPEANSAILKYLKTIEIDDEMKLFHMSKTTVYTTYKNINNDLELGSAGPGYRRLRPHMLRKYHASHLKDAIGMDYVDELQGRGKSEIRESYFYENPTKLRQIYIENMQHVTIHDENYKNKTLTEENNMLRDKSEYLEKENHEIKENIRKEAQKAVEEILKQIE comes from the coding sequence ATGAAATGTGAGGAAAACAAAGAAGTCATAGATGAGATAATCCAAATGAAAAATTTAAGATCAAACACAATAAAAAATTATAATACTTCCATTGATTCCTATACAGATTTTTTAAATAAAAACATAAAAGAATTAATACAAGAAGCTATTGATGAGGAAGAATCAAACATCAGTTGGAGAAATAGAAAACTAAGAAAATATCTAATTAAATACAAAGAATACCTAAACAGCAAATATAGAAAAGGAACAGCAAAAAAATATTACACCACCGTCTGTGCAACATACAGGGCATATGAAGTAGAAATAAACCAAATACCAGTCAGATTAAACGATAATTTCGAAGTCATCAGTTATGACGACATCCCAACACAGAAAGAACTACAGAAAGCATTAGATTACATGCCAATAAGAATGAAAGCATTAACACTACTCATCATAAGCTCAGGATTAACCATAGTCGATGTATTAAACCTTACTTTAAAAGACTTTCTCAATGCAACATCCGATTACCACTCAAAGCATACAAAAGTAACAGAGCAAATCCAAGAATTGTGGGACTATGAAAAAGATATTATTGGTACATGGAAACTCAAAAGACAAAAAACAAACAAATATTTCTATACATTCACAACACCAGAAGCAAACTCAGCTATTCTAAAATACTTGAAAACAATAGAAATAGACGATGAAATGAAACTATTCCATATGAGCAAAACAACAGTATACACTACCTATAAAAACATAAATAATGACCTAGAACTGGGTTCAGCAGGACCAGGATACCGTAGACTAAGACCACACATGCTAAGAAAATACCATGCAAGCCACCTTAAAGATGCAATTGGTATGGATTATGTGGATGAACTTCAAGGAAGAGGAAAATCAGAAATAAGAGAATCATACTTCTACGAAAACCCAACAAAACTACGACAAATATACATAGAAAACATGCAACATGTAACAATACACGATGAAAACTATAAAAACAAAACATTAACTGAGGAAAACAATATGCTCCGTGACAAATCAGAATACCTCGAAAAAGAAAACCATGAAATTAAAGAGAATATCCGTAAAGAAGCACAAAAAGCAGTAGAAGAAATACTAAAACAGATAGAATAA